The following coding sequences lie in one Arachis ipaensis cultivar K30076 chromosome B05, Araip1.1, whole genome shotgun sequence genomic window:
- the LOC107643630 gene encoding probable methyltransferase PMT2, translating into MAKPSAADNRTRSSVQVFIVVGLCCFFYILGAWQRSGFGKGDSIALEITKKGQECDTVPNLSFDSHHAGEVSKIDEVDSEAKKFEPCAARYTDYTPCQDQQRAMTFPRENMNYRERHCPPEGEKLHCMIPAPKGYVTPFPWPKSRDYVPYANAPYKSLTVEKAIQNWIQYEGSVFRFPGGGTQFPQGADKYIDQLASVIPINDGTVRTALDTGCGVASWGAYLWSRNVIAMSFAPRDSHEAQVQFALERGVPAVIGVLGTIKTPYPSAAFDMAHCSRCLIPWGANDGIYMIEVDRVLRPGGYWVLSGPPINWKASYRNWQRPKEELEEEQRKIEEVAKLLCWEKKSEEAEIAIWQKTMDTESCRSRQEESGVNFCETTDVNDVWYKKMEACVTRTPKVSGELKPFPERLFATPPRIANGAVPGVSVETFVEDNNKWKRHVNAYKKINSLLDTGRYRNIMDMNAGLGSFAAAIQSPKLWVMNVVPTIAEKSTLGVIYERGLIGIYHDWCEAFSTYPRTYDLIHSDGLFSLYKDNCNIEDILLEMDRILRPEGAVIIRDEVDILIKVKKIVGGMRWNSKMVDHEDGPLVPEKVLIAVKQYWVVGSNSTSS; encoded by the exons ATGGCAAAACCAAGTGCAGCTGATAATAGGACTAGAAGTTCTGTGCAGGTCTTTATAGTAGTTGGTCTGTGCTGTTTCTTCTATATATTGGGTGCGTGGCAGAGAAGCGGTTTTGGAAAGGGAGATAGCATAGCATTGGAGATCACCAAGAAAGGCCAAGAGTGTGACACAGTTCCAAATTTAAGTTTTGACTCTCACCATGCTGGTGAGGTTAGCAAGATCGATGAGGTCGATTCAGAAGCTAAGAAATTTGAGCCATGTGCTGCTAGATATACGGATTACACTCCGTGCCAAGATCAGCAGCGTGCAATGACATTTCCAAGAGAAAACATGAACTATCGAGAGAGGCATTGCCCCCCTGAGGGAGAGAAGCTACACTGTATGATTCCAGCACCCAAGGGGTATGTCACTCCATTTCCATGGCCAAAGAGCCGTGACTACGTTCCTTACGCAAATGCACCGTACAAGAGCCTTACAGTTGAGAAGGCTATTCAGAACTGGATCCAGTATGAAGGATCAGTGTTTAGGTTCCCCGGTGGTGGCACCCAATTTCCTCAAGGTGCAGATAAATATATCGACCAACTTGCTTCCGTGATCCCTATAAATGATGGGACAGTTAGGACAGCTCTGGACACTGGTTGTGGG GTTGCCAGTTGGGGTGCTTATCTTTGGAGCAGAAATGTTATTGCAATGTCATTTGCGCCAAGGGACTCTCATGAAGCACAAGTACAGTTTGCTCTTGAAAGAGGTGTACCTGCTGTCATTGGTGTTCTTGGAACCATAAAAACGCCTTATCCTTCTGCGGCCTTCGACATGGCTCATTGTTCTCGTTGCTTAATTCCTTGGGGAGCAAATG ATGGAATTTATATGATTGAAGTAGACCGAGTTCTAAGACCTGGTGGTTATTGGGTGCTTTCGGGACCTCCAATAAACTGGAAGGCAAGTTATAGAAACTGGCAGAGACCTAAGGAGGAACTCGAGGAAGAACAAAGAAAGATTGAAGAGGTTGCTAAGCTCCTCTGCTGGGAGAAGAAGTCAGAGGAGGCTGAAATTGCCATTTGGCAAAAAACTATGGACACCGAATCATGCCGTAGCAGACAAGAAGAATCTGGCGTGAACTTTTGTGAAACAACCGATGTTAATGATGTCTG GTATAAGAAAATGGAGGCCTGTGTTACCCGCACACCTAAAGTTTCTGGTGAACTCAAGCCATTTCCCGAGAGGCTATTTGCAACCCCTCCTAGAATTGCTAATGGTGCAGTTCCTGGAGTTAGTGTTGAGACATTCGTGGAGGATAACAATAAGTGGAAAAGGCACGTAAATGCTTATAAGAAAATTAATAGCCTCCTGGATACTGGAAGGTATCGCAACATTATGGACATGAATGCTGGTTTGGGCAGTTTTGCCGCAGCTATTCAATCTCCAAAGTTATGGGTCATGAATGTTGTGCCTACTATTGCTGAGAAAAGTACACTGGGTGTCATATATGAACGAGGACTTATTGGCATCTATCATGATTG GTGTGAAGCCTTCTCCACATATCCAAGGACCTACGACCTCATTCATAGCGATGGTCTTTTTAGTCTGTACAAGGACAA CTGTAACATAGAAGACATTCTTCTTGAGATGGACCGGATTTTGCGGCCAGAAGGAGCAGTCATCATCCGTGACGAAGTTGACATCTTAATTAAGGTCAAGAAAATCGTCGGAGGAATGAGATGGAACTCCAAAATGGTTGACCATGAGGATGGTCCACTTGTTCCCGAAAAGGTACTGATTGCCGTCAAGCAATATTGGGTTGTCGGGTCAAATTCCACTTCATCCTAA